In Emcibacteraceae bacterium, a single window of DNA contains:
- a CDS encoding penicillin-binding protein 1A codes for MVFTLVSGIVTVLGGLYILYSYGRDLPDYKQLADYEPPVVSRVYAGDGSLIKEYAREKRLFVPISAIPPKVIQAFISAEDQNFYTHIGIDFKGLFRAVLFNVKNVITGRRPVGASTITQQVAKNFLLSGEVRLERKIKEAILSYRIEQTFTKDQILELYLNEIYLGQNSYGVAAAALNYFGKSLDELDVEEIAYLAAVPKGPSNYHPVRHYDAAIGRRNWVLGRMAIEGYISEKEKDEAIKKPLVAVESGQARTFQADYFAEDVRRELKQTFGDEELYGGGLAVRTSLSPKLQTIAERELKNGLVVYDRRHGWKGPLDKMDLFSAPYEEWKKSFLEVNTPLGIDSWEIAVVLDVDDQQATIATQKAIHDAATYDRLPLESISLDEVSWARKWLPEERRGPAVKSVTEVLSQGDIIAVEKIDPSKTDATALTNGTAYGLRQIPEVNGALVALDPHTGRVLAMVGGYDFKRSEYNRATQAKRQPGSAFKPFVYSVALDNGFTPSSLVLDAPFVIDQGFGNGKWKPRNSSNKYYGPSTLRLGIEKSRNLMTVRLAQNLKMDRIVEVADRFNITHNMPDLLSMSLGAGETTLLRLSAAYGMIVNGGKKIEPTLIDRIQDRHGVTIYKHDQRQCDGCIVDKWDYQQEPVLPDVRDRVLDQVTAYQLVSMMEGVVQRGTGIRIKVLNRPLAGKTGTTDESFDTWFVGFSPDLVVGVFVGFDRPRSLGDGEEGASTAVPIFRDFMADALRDEKPIPFRVPEGVRLVRVDPVSGQLASADTKTTILEAFRQGTFPNKEEQVLDGFNSLVQTKTKLRTGTGGIY; via the coding sequence GTGGTATTTACCCTTGTTTCGGGTATTGTCACGGTTCTGGGCGGTCTTTATATCCTTTATTCCTATGGTCGCGATCTGCCAGACTATAAACAGCTGGCCGATTATGAGCCACCGGTCGTAAGCCGTGTTTATGCCGGTGACGGTAGCCTGATCAAAGAATATGCCCGTGAGAAACGGCTGTTTGTACCAATTTCAGCAATTCCGCCAAAAGTAATTCAGGCCTTTATTTCAGCTGAAGATCAGAATTTTTATACCCATATCGGGATTGATTTTAAGGGACTGTTTCGTGCCGTCCTCTTTAATGTCAAAAATGTCATCACAGGGAGACGTCCGGTCGGGGCATCTACAATCACGCAACAGGTTGCCAAAAACTTCCTGCTTAGTGGTGAAGTACGCCTTGAGCGGAAAATAAAGGAAGCCATTCTTTCCTATAGAATTGAGCAGACATTTACCAAAGATCAAATTTTAGAACTTTATCTGAATGAAATTTATCTTGGTCAGAATTCTTATGGCGTGGCTGCTGCTGCCCTCAATTATTTTGGAAAGTCGCTTGATGAACTTGATGTCGAGGAAATTGCTTATCTGGCGGCTGTGCCAAAGGGGCCAAGCAATTATCACCCCGTTCGCCATTATGATGCGGCCATTGGTCGCCGTAACTGGGTTCTGGGACGAATGGCAATAGAAGGCTACATTAGTGAAAAAGAAAAAGATGAAGCAATCAAAAAGCCGCTTGTCGCCGTTGAGTCCGGACAGGCTAGAACGTTTCAGGCGGACTATTTTGCAGAAGATGTCCGACGTGAACTTAAACAGACATTTGGTGATGAAGAACTTTATGGTGGTGGATTGGCGGTTAGAACGTCGCTATCTCCAAAACTTCAAACCATAGCCGAGCGCGAATTAAAAAATGGTCTGGTGGTTTATGATCGCCGTCATGGCTGGAAAGGCCCTCTGGATAAGATGGACCTATTTTCTGCCCCTTATGAAGAGTGGAAAAAAAGCTTTCTTGAAGTGAATACACCGCTCGGTATTGATAGCTGGGAAATAGCCGTTGTACTGGATGTCGATGATCAGCAGGCAACAATAGCCACTCAAAAAGCTATTCATGATGCAGCAACATATGACCGTTTGCCGCTTGAGTCGATTTCACTGGATGAGGTCAGTTGGGCACGTAAATGGCTACCGGAAGAAAGACGCGGTCCGGCAGTAAAATCCGTGACAGAAGTCTTAAGCCAGGGCGATATTATAGCCGTTGAAAAAATTGATCCGTCAAAAACAGATGCAACCGCATTAACCAATGGTACGGCTTATGGCTTACGCCAGATACCTGAAGTGAATGGAGCTTTGGTGGCGCTTGACCCGCATACAGGTCGAGTTCTGGCAATGGTTGGTGGTTATGACTTTAAACGTAGTGAATATAACCGCGCAACCCAGGCAAAGCGTCAGCCAGGCAGTGCTTTTAAGCCTTTTGTTTACAGTGTTGCCCTTGATAATGGCTTTACGCCATCAAGCCTCGTGCTAGATGCTCCATTTGTGATTGATCAGGGTTTTGGCAACGGTAAATGGAAACCTCGCAATTCAAGTAATAAATATTATGGTCCAAGTACACTTAGGCTTGGTATTGAAAAATCAAGAAACCTGATGACAGTCCGGCTGGCACAAAATCTTAAAATGGATAGAATTGTTGAAGTTGCTGACCGGTTTAATATTACACATAATATGCCGGATCTTCTATCAATGTCGCTCGGCGCCGGTGAGACAACCTTATTAAGGCTCTCTGCAGCATATGGGATGATAGTCAATGGCGGTAAGAAAATTGAACCGACCCTGATCGACCGTATTCAGGACAGGCATGGTGTTACTATATATAAACATGATCAACGGCAATGTGATGGGTGTATTGTTGATAAATGGGATTATCAGCAGGAACCTGTCCTACCGGATGTCAGGGACAGGGTCCTTGATCAGGTGACCGCCTATCAGCTTGTCTCAATGATGGAAGGGGTCGTCCAGCGCGGCACAGGCATCCGTATAAAAGTATTAAACCGTCCTCTCGCTGGAAAGACAGGGACAACGGATGAAAGTTTTGATACCTGGTTTGTCGGCTTTTCACCAGACCTTGTCGTCGGTGTATTTGTTGGTTTCGACAGACCACGTTCACTCGGTGATGGTGAAGAGGGCGCTTCAACAGCTGTCCCGATCTTTCGTGACTTCATGGCGGACGCCCTCCGTGACGAGAAACCCATTCCTTTCAGGGTACCCGAAGGGGTGAGACTGGTTCGTGTTGATCCTGTTTCCGGCCAACTTGCAAGTGCTGATACTAAAACTACAATACTCGAAGCATTCAGGCAGGGAACCTTCCCAAATAAAGAAGAACAAGTACTTGACGGATTTAATTCTCTCGTGCAAACAAAGACCAAGCTGCGAACAGGTACTGGCGGCATATATTAA